The proteins below come from a single Papaver somniferum cultivar HN1 chromosome 11, ASM357369v1, whole genome shotgun sequence genomic window:
- the LOC113324628 gene encoding uncharacterized protein LOC113324628, which translates to MDDFDDDFGQYMKGEHDVDLFPEEEVFTPVDPSKMEVKTRFANKEAFKKHLRGYCVLNKCQYILDRSAPSRIKAECRFKTEHDCPWFVYASKKEGEKTFVLRKVNLEHKCEGDPQNRNRSADPHFVKDFVLDQMKNKPKKVVPDPYKIKEDFLAEKRVNIPYQCAWKARNLVLESLYGNYKESYNEVPAFCKMFTKCNDGSVAKFTFDTVNNTFESMTLSFEPAMRGWRKACRGVIGLDACHLTGEYGGVLMAATALDGQNGLVMLGIMVCRAETKENWIIFLKHLKDAILAHPVKVAFISDRQKGLLEAVGIVFPGHHHRYCWRHLYKNFKKDYKGLELYSSLWNAAKAYKEKHFQEHFDNIVKQSAAAGAYLSREDPATWSRAFFNPIHCCEHMNNNFSESFNNMINKMRNKPIIMIGIMYANLVMGTWYNRRTESASWVDGNLVPTAVTLIKKMLEFVTDYGVDPCVAGELYMVTSPKNSVFTVNILAKTCSCLQWQLRGFPCMHAVSALHSIRPQWRKYCSDYYSVENYKATYAPTFAPLDDKSEWVQPNMNKKILNPPHSRKPGRPKSKRVRSYDEPRVEKTKRRCGKCGNVTNHNKRTCAGGEVGSNPTAKRQRTECDAQSFTFINIEPSQTTGVRGAAKSNKKKRTASFVGECFTGPGSQTLATPSSTPASTTPMSLPSIAPSSTPPSTINNLYHNFFGIGSVSQNIKQGKGRGNGKAKKK; encoded by the exons ATGGATgactttgatgatgattttggtcaGTACATGAAGGGTGAGCATGATGTAGATCTTTTccctgaagaagaagtttttactCCAGTAGATCCTAGCAAAATGGAGGTAAAAACTAGATTTGCAAATAAGGAAGCATTTAAGAAACATCTCAGGGGTTATTGTGTTCTTAATAAGTGTCAATATATTTTGGATAGAAGTGCTCCCTCTAGAATTAAGGCTGAGTGTAGGTTTAAAACAGAACATGATTGTCCTTGGTTTGTGTATGCTAGCAAGAAAGAGGGTGAGAAGACTTTTGTTCTTAGGAAAGTGAATTTGGAACATAAGTGTGAAGGGGATCCCCAAAATAGGAATAGATCTGCTGATCCTCATTTTGTAAAGGATTTTGTTCTTGATCAGATGAAGAATAAGCCTAAAAAAGTTGTTCCAGACCCTTATAAAATCAAGGAAGACTTCTTAGCTGAAAAGAGAGTAAATATACCATATCAGTGTGCATGGAAGGCTAGGAATCTAGTTTTAGAGTCATTATATGGGAACTATAAAGAAAGTTACAATGAAGTACCAGCATTCTGCAAGATGTTTACAAAATGCAATGATGGGTCTGTTGCTAAGTTCACTTTTGACACAGTGAATAACACCTTTGAAAGCATGACACTCTCATTTGAACCTGCAATGAGGGGTTGGCGAAAAGCATGCAGGGGAGTTATAGGGCTTGATGCCTGCCATCTAACAGGGGAATATGGGGGAGTATTGATGGCTGCAACTGCACTTGATGGACAGAATGGGTTAGTAATGTTAGGAATTATGGTATGCAGAGCTGAAACAAAGGAAaattggatcatttttttgaagcatttgaagGATGCAATATTAGCACATCCAGTGAAAGTGGCTTTCATTTCAGATAGGCAAAAAGGTTTATTGGAAGCTGTTGGTATAGTGTTCCCTGGCCATCACCACAGATACTGTTGGAG ACATTTATACAAAAATTTCAAGAAGGATTACAAGGGTCTTGAATTATACAGTTCTTTATGGAATGCAGCAAAAGCATACAAAGAAAAGCATTTTCAG GAACATTTTGACAATATTGTGAAACAGAGTGCTGCAGCTGGTGCTTATCTCAGTAGAGAAGATCCTGCTACATGGTCCAGGGCCTTTTTTAACCCTATTCACTGTTGTGAACatatgaacaacaatttttcagaGTCTTTTAACAATATGATCAACAAGATGAGAAATAAACCAATTATAATGATAGGAATAATGTATGCTAACTTAGTGATGGGTACATGGTACAATAGGAGGACTGAATCTGCATCATGGGTAGATGGTAATTTGGTTCCTACTGCTGTTACATTGATTAAGAAAATGTTGGAATTTGTGACTGACTATGGTGTTGACCCTTGTGTGGCTGGAGAGTTATATATGGTGACTAGTCCAAAGAATTCTGTGTTCACAGTGAACATACTTGCCAAGACTTGCTCTTGTTTGCAGTGGCAGTTGAGGGGGTTCCCCTGTATGCATGCAGTGAGTGCATTGCATAGCATAAGGCCACAATGGAGAaa GTACTGCAGTGATTACTATTCAGTGGAGAACTATAAGGCCACATATGCACCAACTTTTGCACCACTAGATGATAAAAGTGAATGGGTCCAG CCAAACATGAACAAGAAGATCTTGAACCCTCCTCACAGTAGGAAACCAGGAAGACCCAAGAGCAAGAGGGTAAGAAGTTATGATGAACCTCGTGTtgagaagacaaaaaggaggtgtGGGAAATGTGGAAATGTTACTAACCACAACAAAAGAACATGTGCTGGTGGTGAAGTGGGATCTAATCCAACTGCAAAGAGGCAAAGGACTGAATGTGATGCACAAAGCTTCACCTTCATCAACATAGAGCCAAGTCAGACCACCGGAGTTAGGGGTGCAGCTAAgtcaaacaagaagaagagaacggCATCATTTGTTGGTGAATGTTTTACAGGGCCTGGCAGTCAGACTTTGGCAACACCATCTTCTACTCCAGCTTCCACAACACCTATGAGTCTGCCATCTATAGCACCATCTTCTACTCCACCCTCTACAATAAATAACCTTTATCATAACTTCTTTGGCATTGGATCTGTATCTCAGAATATAAAACAAGGAAAGGGAAGGGGAAATGGAAAGGCTAAGAAGAAATGA